In the Bartonella apihabitans genome, GAACATACAGCCTTTCTGGACCGGATACTGTTTTAAATATAAAAATAAATGAAGGTGCACCGGCATATCTACGTCAGGGAAGCCTATATGTCGGTAATCCGGAAGGTAGTTACAATACTCACTCCTCATTAATTATAAATGATCATGCGAAAGTTAATTTGGATTATAGTCTTTATATCGGGGGCGACCAAGGAAGTGACTCGAGTTCCACGGTAGTTTTAGATGGTGGTTCAACCTTAAGCGCCGGATCTGTAATGAATGCAGGTGGGGCGGGAACTGCTAGTCTCGTGGTTAAAGGTGCCAGCGTCATTAATGTGCTTCAAAAACAAAATGTTTCGAATGGAAATTTTTATAATGGAGTGTCAGCGTTCGGAACGACTACGATTTCAGGCGAAGGTTCTCAAATTAACGTCGATGGTCTGTTTTATGCAAGCACCAACGCAGAAGGAATATTTAATATTGAGAATAATGGTGAGTTAAATACCAAAGGTGTTTCTTCTGTCGGTGAAGAACATTATGGACAAGTGAATATCATTGGGGGGCGCTGGAATAGTTCTTCGACAGTTAATTTATACAAAAGTGGTGAAATAAATATCTCTGATGGGGGTATTCTGACCACAAATATATTTAGTATGTCTGGTGAAGGGGAAAACGCAGGCCGGACAACAACGATTTCTCTTGCTAGAGGCGGGAAATTTAATATTTTAAATGATATTACGACATATTATACAGACGCGAATACCTTACTGAAAATTGCTAGCGGTTCTACAATGGATGTGAACGGTAAGTTCAATGTTGGTGGGGTTGGAGCTTCAAGATCTGAAAACACTACGCAGCATCATGATATTGTTGTCGATGGCGACGGTTCGTTATTAACGGTCAAAAGTCTCTCCTTAGCTCCCGATGGAGGCAAGACAAACTTTACTCTATCCAATAACGGAAGATTGAAAAGCTCCGGGGATATTCTTTTAACCGATACCAATGTCAATTCTACTGCGACATTAAATATTGGTGCAGCGGCTGGTAAGACTGCTGCTGCAGCCGGTGTTGTCGATGCAACAAATATTCGAGTTGGTAGTGGTACTTCTACAATCAACTTTAATCACACTTCAACAGATTATAATTTTTCAAGCGCAATCACTGAAGCAACAAGTGGTGCAACCAATGGCACGATCAATCAAATTGCCGGCCATACAAGATTAACGGCTGACAGTAGCGGTTTTGGTGGTCAAACAAATGTTGCAGGTGGTTCACTTATTGTTAATGGTTCTCTTGGTGGCAATTTGTCTGTTGATACAGCTGGTATACTCGAAGGCCTTGGAAACGTCGGTAATGTGACAAATGCCGGTATTGTTTCGCCCGGTGATGGTAAAGCCAATATCGGTACATTAAAAATTAACGGCAATTACGTTGGTAATGGTGGCTCATTACTGCTTGATACTGTTCTTGGTAATAGCCATTCACTTATAGACCAGCTGATGATTACAGGTGATGCTTCTGGTACGACATCCGTCACAGTAACAAATCGTGGTGGTCTTGGTGCTTTGACAACCGGTAATGGCATCGAGGTTATCACTGTTGGGGGCACTTCTACCGCGGATGCTTTTGCTCTGAAAAGTGATTATCAGTTTGAAGGGCAAAATGCTGTTGTTGGAGGGGCTTATGCTTACTCGCTCTATCATGGGATTGGAAGTGACGGCAGTTGGTACTTGCGTACGCTTGATACAACCTATTTCCCTTCGATAATTTCAGGGAATCCGACACATCCTTCAAGTCCTGTTTATCAACCAGGCGTACCTTTATATGAAGTTTACCCACAAGTTCTTCAACAAATGAATAAGCTTGGTACACTGGAACAGCGTGTTGGTAATCGTACATGGCTTGAACAACATGAAAATGGTGTTGATGCAGCCGGATTGACAGAAGGTCGTGGTTTTTGGATGAAGGTTGAAGTCTCGGCAAGCCATATCAATTCGGATAAAAGCAAAACCAATGCGAACTATGATTTAAACATTGTTAAAACACAGCTTGGCTTGGACTTTGAAGCTATTGAAAATACACAAGGCACATTTATTGGTGGTGTGTACTTCCAATATGGCCATGCTAAAGGCGATATCTCGTCACGTTTTGGCGAAGGTGATATCAAAGCAGATGGTTATGGCCTTGGTGGAACATTAACATGGTACGACAATAATGGCTTTTATGTTGATAGTGTTGCACAAGCTATGTGGTATAAGTCGGATATTGATTCCGATACGCTTGATCGTCGTGAGATTGATGACAATAAGGGGACTGGCTATTCATTGAGCGTTGAAGCAGGAAAAAAGATTGCTGTTGCCAATGGCTGGAATGTAACACCACAGGCACAATTATCATATAGTTCGGTTGATTTTGATAGTTTCCATGATGTTTACAAGGCGCGAGTTAGCCGTAACGATGGTGACGCTTTAACAGGTCGCCTCGGTGTTGCCTTTGATCGCGAGAAGGCATGGAAATCAGCTGCCGGTGATGTGCGTCGTTTAAAAGTTTATGGTATTGCAAATCTTTACTA is a window encoding:
- a CDS encoding autotransporter outer membrane beta-barrel domain-containing protein → MKNLTSMAMLLCGVSSFTVSAYADIIEDLTGKCSPYNCVWSDDEVEQTIGTEKTYGRMFIGSGTYSLSGPDTVLNIKINEGAPAYLRQGSLYVGNPEGSYNTHSSLIINDHAKVNLDYSLYIGGDQGSDSSSTVVLDGGSTLSAGSVMNAGGAGTASLVVKGASVINVLQKQNVSNGNFYNGVSAFGTTTISGEGSQINVDGLFYASTNAEGIFNIENNGELNTKGVSSVGEEHYGQVNIIGGRWNSSSTVNLYKSGEINISDGGILTTNIFSMSGEGENAGRTTTISLARGGKFNILNDITTYYTDANTLLKIASGSTMDVNGKFNVGGVGASRSENTTQHHDIVVDGDGSLLTVKSLSLAPDGGKTNFTLSNNGRLKSSGDILLTDTNVNSTATLNIGAAAGKTAAAAGVVDATNIRVGSGTSTINFNHTSTDYNFSSAITEATSGATNGTINQIAGHTRLTADSSGFGGQTNVAGGSLIVNGSLGGNLSVDTAGILEGLGNVGNVTNAGIVSPGDGKANIGTLKINGNYVGNGGSLLLDTVLGNSHSLIDQLMITGDASGTTSVTVTNRGGLGALTTGNGIEVITVGGTSTADAFALKSDYQFEGQNAVVGGAYAYSLYHGIGSDGSWYLRTLDTTYFPSIISGNPTHPSSPVYQPGVPLYEVYPQVLQQMNKLGTLEQRVGNRTWLEQHENGVDAAGLTEGRGFWMKVEVSASHINSDKSKTNANYDLNIVKTQLGLDFEAIENTQGTFIGGVYFQYGHAKGDISSRFGEGDIKADGYGLGGTLTWYDNNGFYVDSVAQAMWYKSDIDSDTLDRREIDDNKGTGYSLSVEAGKKIAVANGWNVTPQAQLSYSSVDFDSFHDVYKARVSRNDGDALTGRLGVAFDREKAWKSAAGDVRRLKVYGIANLYYEFLDGTQVEVTGVKFRNQPDRFWGGLGAGLSHDWKDDKYSLYGEVAARSSFNDFGNSYSLNGTVGFRAKF